A genomic stretch from Kogia breviceps isolate mKogBre1 chromosome 1, mKogBre1 haplotype 1, whole genome shotgun sequence includes:
- the KCNA10 gene encoding potassium voltage-gated channel subfamily A member 10: MDACGWKEMEVALVNFDNSDEIQEEPGYATDFDLTTPKDQPGSSSFSNCNILINDSTNHETAFSRLPGDYIDPPGPEAVVLNEGNQRVIINIAGLRFETQLRTLNQFPETLLGDREKRMQFFDSMRNEYFFDRNRPSFDGILYYYQSGGKIRRPANVPINIFADEISFYELGSEAMDQFREDEGFIKDPETLLPTNDIHRQLWLLFEYPESSIAARGVATVSVLVVVISITIFCLETLPEFRDDRELKVMRDPSLNMSKTVFSHTMFTDPFFMVESTCIVWFTFELVLRFVVCPSKTDFFRNIINIIDIISIIPYFATLIMELVQETEPSAQQNICMDILRIIRLVRVFRIFKLSRHSKGLQILGQTLKASMRELGLLIFFLFIGVILFSSAVYFAEVDEPESHFSSIPDGFWWAVVTMTTVGYGDMCPTTPAGKIVGILCAIAGVLTISLPVPVIVSNFNYFYHRETENEEKQSTPGKIDKHVNSVGSSVGSTDSLSKTNSGCSAEKSRE; this comes from the coding sequence ATGGATGCGTGTGGCTGGAAAGAAATGGAGGTTGCCCTGGTCAATTTTGATAACTCAGATGAAATCCAGGAAGAGCCAGGCTATGCCACAGACTTTGACCTAACCACCCCGAAAGACCAGCCTGGGAGCAGCTCCTTCTCCAACTGCAATATCCTCATCAACGACAGCACCAACCATGAGACGGCCTTCTCCAGGCTCCCAGGAGACTACATCGATCCCCCAGGGCCTGAGGCAGTGGTCTTGAATGAAGGAAACCAGCGGGTGATCATCAACATTGCTGGGCTAAGGTTCGAGACCCAGCTCAGAACACTCAATCAGTTCCCAGAGACCCTCCTGGGAGACCGGGAGAAAAGGATGCAGTTCTTTGACTCCATGAGAAACGAGTATTTCTTTGACAGGAACCGGCCCAGTTTTGATGGAATCTTATATTATTACCAGTCTGGTGGGAAAATCCGGCGCCCGGCCAATGTCCCTATCAACATCTTTGCTGATGAGATCTCCTTCTATGAACTGGGCAGTGAGGCCATGGACCAGTTCCGAGAGGATGAAGGCTTCATCAAAGATCCCGAAACACTGCTCCCCACCAATGACATCCACCGGCAGTTATGGCTCCTCTTCGAGTACCCCGAGAGCTCCATCGCTGCCCGTGGTGTGGCCACGGTCTCTGTCTTGGTCGTGGTCATCTCCATCACCATCTTCTGCCTGGAGACACTTCCCGAGTTCCGAGACGATAGGGAGCTGAAGGTGATGAGAGACCCCAGCCTCAACATGAGCAAGACAGTCTTCTCCCACACCATGTTCACTGACCCTTTCTTCATGGTGGAGTCCACCTGCATCGTGTGGTTCACCTTCGAACTGGTTCTCCGCTTCGTGGTCTGCCCCAGCAAGACCGACTTCTTCAGGAACATCATAAACATCATCGATATCATCTCCATCATCCCCTACTTTGCAACCCTCATCATGGAGCTGGTCCAGGAGACAGAGCCGAGCGCCCAGCAGAACATATGCATGGACATCCTGAGGATCATCCGCCTGGTGAGGGTCTTCCGCATCTTCAAGCTCTCCCGCCACTCCAAGGGGCTGCAGATCCTGGGGCAGACGCTGAAGGCTTCCATGCGGGAGTTGGGGCTGctcatcttcttcctcttcattgGCGTCATCCTCTTCTCCAGTGCAGTCTACTTTGCTGAGGTGGACGAGCCGGAGTCCCATTTCTCTAGCATTCCTGATGGCTTCTGGTGGGCGGTGGTCACCATGACAACTGTGGGCTATGGGGACATGTGTCCAACCACCCCAGCGGGGAAAATTGTGGGTATTCTGTGCGCCATCGCAGGGGTCCTCACCATTTCCCTCCCTGTTCCTGTCATTGTCTCCAACTTTAACTACTTTTACCATCGGGAGACTGAGAATGAAGAGAAGCAGAGCACCCCAGGAAAAATCGACAAACACGTCAACAGTGTGGGCTCAAGCGTGGGTAGCACAGACTCTCTTAGTAAGACCAACAGTGGCTGCTCTGCAGAGAAGTCTAGGGAGTGA